GACACCATCATCGAACGGGAGTGCGGCCGCGTATCGCCAGACGCCCGAACCAGAGAACGCATCAAACGTTGGATACTCGGCGTAGCGAACTTCGAGCAAGCCATCCGCGTCACTCGTATAGCGAACTCCGTCGAACGGAGCGTACGTCTCGCCGGTTTCGATACACTCCAACCAGATGCCGTCTGCTGCCTCAGGAGGCACGTGTTTTGAAAGCTGTAGGTTTGCCATTGGTCGACGGTTGGCGCATGAGAGATAAAAACCGGGCGGTCCCTCCGAACGCTGCCGTAAGTTCGAGATACATCAGGCAATACAGAGATCTCCGGAGACAGCCATAGATAAAGTACTAATATTAATACAAAATATAACAGTTTATAAGTAATTACGACGTAGTTGAAGCATGGAAATGACGAGTTTGAACCGGCGGCAGTTCGTAATCGGAGCGAGCATGACAGCAGGGTCGGCCTTCGGTGGCGTCGGTACCGTCTCGGCAGTAACCCGTGAGAAAGACGACGAGACGGCTCCATCGGTTATCGCTCACCGCGGCTTTGCTGGTGTGTATCCCGAGAACACAGTTCGAGCAGCCCGACTCGCTTCACACACCTCGAAAAGACGGAGAGAGACGGGCAAAGCGGGCCGTGCCAGCCTCGGTGCCGACATGATCGAGATCGATATAGTGCCCACAGCGGACGGCGATATCGTCGTTTTTCACGACGATCGTCTGTCCGGACGCGACGGTGGCGAGCGGGGGCTAACCGACGCGTCGGGCGTTGTCTGGGAGACACCGAGCGAGGAAGTGCTTGCGGCGGAAGTACTCGAAAGCGGTGAGACTGTTCCCCGTCTGAGCGACGTGATGGACGCCATCCCAAAGCACGTCGGTGTGAATATCGAGCTCAAGAATCCCGGCTCGTTCGACCTACAGTTCGCAACAGCCCTCTCGAATGACGAACTCGAACAGCAAAAGGAGATCTGGGAGTCATTTACCGAAGACGCACTTGCGATCGCATCGGAGTACGAGAACCCAATTCTCATTTCGTCGTTCTACGAGGCAGCGCTTGCGACCGTCCGTGAGGCCGACCCGACGCTCCCGATCGCGTTCTTGTTCTGGGATTCGATCGAGGAGGGGTTGACCGTAACCCGAAGATACGACTGCGAAGCAGTGCATCCACCGTGGAACATGATTCAGGATACGCCATTCTTCGAGGACGAATACTACACGAGCGGGCCGTTCGCCGACATCGACCTCGTTGAGGTGGCCCACGCCGAAGACCGAGCAGTGAACGTCTACACGATCGGTACGTGGTACCAAGCCGAACAACTGGCTGCTGCAGGCGTCGACGGACTCATTTCGGATTATCCGGCACTACTCTCACCACGGTGAAAATGCGGACACAGGAAGTATTACTCAGTCATCCAGTCGTGTAGATCGACAACGTGCTGTGCCGGGGGGGAACCGAGAACAATTTTTTCGGAGCCGACATCGTCGACTACCGTCGATCCAGCCGAGAGAACCGTTCGTTCACCGATTTCGACGCCCGGACCGACGACAGCTCCTGCACCGATGAAGACGCCGTGATGCAAAATTATTCGCTCGAAGATATCGTTTTGAAACGTCATTCCGTCCTCACTCAGTTCGTGCGTCACGCCGACAATGCTACAGTTCGGTCCAATCTGGACGTGATCTCCAATTTCGGCGTTCTCGATGTAACAGCCCGCGTTGATATCGATCGTATCTCCTATGCTGCACTTCTTGATCGAAGTCCGCTCGTAGATTTGACATTCGTCACCGATGTCGGAATCGTGAACAGTGACGTATTCCCGTATTTCTGTGCTTCCAACGGTCGAATCGACAATTCGTGCAGTACGATCGATCTCGTTTCCCATGACGTGAGTGTCGCCTGCTCGCTTTTAGAACTTCTACATCACGAGCGTGGACAACCGACACAGTCAGTGAGTCTATCTCGGTTTTACAGGATATACATCATGGAAACGTTCCAATTCGGTCAGTTCACTACGCTCGACTTTCGTCTTCGCCATACTCGTCGATTCGTTCGTGGACGTACGCTGCC
The nucleotide sequence above comes from Halocatena marina. Encoded proteins:
- a CDS encoding DapH/DapD/GlmU-related protein — translated: MGNEIDRTARIVDSTVGSTEIREYVTVHDSDIGDECQIYERTSIKKCSIGDTIDINAGCYIENAEIGDHVQIGPNCSIVGVTHELSEDGMTFQNDIFERIILHHGVFIGAGAVVGPGVEIGERTVLSAGSTVVDDVGSEKIVLGSPPAQHVVDLHDWMTE
- a CDS encoding glycerophosphodiester phosphodiesterase — protein: MTSLNRRQFVIGASMTAGSAFGGVGTVSAVTREKDDETAPSVIAHRGFAGVYPENTVRAARLASHTSKRRRETGKAGRASLGADMIEIDIVPTADGDIVVFHDDRLSGRDGGERGLTDASGVVWETPSEEVLAAEVLESGETVPRLSDVMDAIPKHVGVNIELKNPGSFDLQFATALSNDELEQQKEIWESFTEDALAIASEYENPILISSFYEAALATVREADPTLPIAFLFWDSIEEGLTVTRRYDCEAVHPPWNMIQDTPFFEDEYYTSGPFADIDLVEVAHAEDRAVNVYTIGTWYQAEQLAAAGVDGLISDYPALLSPR